From one Verrucomicrobiota bacterium genomic stretch:
- a CDS encoding metal-sulfur cluster assembly factor has translation MSSVPQSSIGTTFDREMLWEQLKTIEDPDVHVNIVDLGLIYQVDGDIENKTITVVMTLTSPSCPMGDFLLRSVEDLVLTLYPEYEAQVQLVWDPPWNMDMISEIGKLELGIFV, from the coding sequence ATGAGCAGTGTTCCCCAATCATCAATAGGTACAACTTTTGATCGCGAGATGTTATGGGAACAACTCAAGACGATCGAAGATCCTGATGTACACGTCAATATCGTCGATTTAGGACTTATTTACCAGGTCGATGGCGACATTGAAAACAAAACAATTACAGTTGTGATGACATTAACATCGCCCTCGTGTCCAATGGGCGATTTCTTGCTGCGTTCCGTCGAGGATCTCGTTTTAACTTTATATCCTGAGTACGAGGCGCAGGTACAGTTAGTTTGGGATCCCCCTTGGAATATGGATATGATCTCAGAAATTGGGAAACTGGAACTTGGCATTTTTGTCTAA
- a CDS encoding LptF/LptG family permease — protein MKLLDQYCFCGVAKRFCGFLLLLTVLLFLEDLYKHLEQFLAAHVTLISVCRYYLAHSVVLLPLTVPVAFLLAFLFFYGGMLRRQELIVCYASGISWHRIFRPMGNLALFLSLSLLASNLWLIPQAQSDTQAYIAHIHHGPSARLQHLFFQNNEQLVYLQSYDPVNQRAENIVLNCYDVCGNTQWRIQADFAIFDAESQCWHFYRGKITHFDEHQLASKVQVFEEYGGSDCSVPPAIILAHNEAPQNLTLFQLKQLIDDLHITNKAIYQMRCCDLAWNALLPLILLWSGLPFLRLIQRRNFRIRVLQFLLYLIILAGGSHLCTLIALHQAYPWTIGLFLPCGLTLLVPLFLFPLLHNR, from the coding sequence GTGAAGCTGCTTGACCAGTATTGTTTTTGTGGTGTCGCAAAGCGCTTTTGTGGATTTTTATTACTGCTGACAGTGCTATTGTTTTTAGAAGACCTCTACAAGCACCTTGAGCAATTTCTTGCAGCACATGTAACGCTCATCTCTGTCTGTCGTTATTATTTGGCACACAGCGTCGTACTTTTGCCACTAACCGTCCCTGTTGCATTCTTGCTCGCATTTTTATTTTTTTACGGAGGAATGTTACGGCGTCAGGAGCTCATTGTGTGCTATGCTTCGGGGATTTCGTGGCATCGTATTTTTCGCCCAATGGGGAATCTTGCGTTGTTTTTATCCCTATCTCTCCTTGCTAGTAATTTATGGCTTATTCCCCAGGCACAATCGGACACACAGGCGTACATCGCTCATATCCATCACGGTCCATCAGCACGGTTACAGCACCTTTTTTTTCAAAATAACGAGCAGCTTGTTTATTTGCAATCCTACGATCCTGTAAACCAACGGGCGGAAAATATCGTCCTGAATTGTTACGATGTTTGTGGCAATACGCAGTGGCGCATTCAGGCAGATTTTGCGATTTTCGATGCAGAATCTCAATGCTGGCATTTTTATCGCGGGAAGATTACCCACTTTGACGAACATCAATTAGCATCCAAAGTTCAAGTTTTCGAAGAGTACGGTGGTTCCGATTGTTCCGTGCCTCCTGCAATCATTCTTGCGCATAATGAGGCGCCGCAAAACCTGACTCTATTTCAACTCAAGCAATTAATAGACGATCTTCATATTACTAACAAGGCCATTTATCAGATGCGTTGCTGTGATTTGGCATGGAATGCACTACTCCCATTGATTCTCTTATGGTCGGGGTTGCCGTTTTTGCGTTTAATTCAACGGCGCAATTTTAGAATCCGAGTCCTCCAGTTTTTACTTTACCTAATAATTCTCGCGGGAGGATCTCATTTGTGCACACTCATTGCGCTTCATCAAGCATATCCGTGGACTATTGGACTTTTTCTACCCTGCGGTTTGACACTTTTGGTACCGCTTTTCCTCTTTCCTTTACTGCACAACCGCTAG
- a CDS encoding tyrosine recombinase XerC, whose amino-acid sequence MFLENPKSHHSVKCEITMQPLHFPYADFIKVLEVERQLSRHTLENYIISIEQFIDYLKRYTDKKFWSEIDESTIRQYLIELLRDHKHATVNNRLSGLKTFFKFLKNTHQIEQNPFGVIRGPRNEKMLPKVLTPQNVVQLLEAPKQMFLNGEIGPFLYLRDTLILELLYNSGMRLSELLGLSYRDIDDTRKTARVMGKGNKERICPIGGYSIEAIRNFKKNLKKSVQNDDIIICNEQGHPLTPRQVQYRLKVYLLKAGLPMDITPHKLRHTYATHLLNNGANLRLIQELLGHTHLSTTQIYTHVNSAFMKQVYDQSHPHA is encoded by the coding sequence ATGTTTTTGGAAAATCCCAAAAGTCATCACTCCGTCAAGTGTGAAATCACGATGCAACCGCTCCACTTTCCCTATGCCGATTTTATTAAAGTGCTTGAGGTAGAGCGCCAATTATCCCGACACACACTTGAAAATTATATTATTTCTATCGAACAATTTATTGACTATCTAAAGCGTTACACGGACAAAAAATTCTGGAGTGAGATCGATGAATCGACAATTCGGCAATATCTAATCGAACTTCTGCGTGATCATAAACACGCAACGGTTAATAATCGACTTTCGGGCCTTAAAACCTTTTTTAAGTTTCTTAAAAACACGCATCAAATCGAGCAAAATCCCTTTGGAGTAATCAGAGGGCCGCGTAATGAAAAAATGCTGCCGAAGGTGTTGACGCCGCAAAATGTCGTACAACTTCTCGAAGCACCCAAGCAGATGTTTCTTAACGGCGAGATTGGTCCGTTTTTGTACCTACGTGATACACTTATTCTCGAATTACTGTACAATAGCGGCATGCGCTTGAGTGAGTTACTAGGTCTAAGTTACCGAGATATCGATGACACCAGAAAAACAGCGCGCGTTATGGGGAAGGGGAATAAGGAGCGCATTTGTCCGATTGGCGGCTATTCCATTGAGGCAATTCGAAATTTCAAAAAAAACCTCAAAAAATCGGTCCAAAATGACGATATCATTATCTGTAACGAACAAGGACATCCACTAACACCACGACAAGTCCAGTATCGCCTCAAAGTTTATCTTCTAAAGGCCGGGCTTCCCATGGACATTACGCCCCACAAACTACGTCACACTTATGCCACACATCTTCTCAATAACGGTGCAAATCTGCGCTTAATTCAAGAACTTTTGGGACATACACACCTCTCGACGACCCAGATTTATACCCACGTCAACTCGGCATTCATGAAACAGGTCTACGACCAATCACATCCCCATGCCTAG
- a CDS encoding ferredoxin, producing the protein MASKENRVAENVPGRYYVDDQCIGCDMCRTLAPDFFEMTDRGNSYIKQQPRSPSEIDLCEEALESCPVQAIGNDGD; encoded by the coding sequence ATGGCAAGTAAGGAAAATCGAGTCGCTGAAAATGTACCGGGTCGCTATTATGTCGACGATCAGTGTATCGGCTGTGATATGTGCCGTACGCTCGCGCCCGATTTTTTTGAAATGACCGACCGTGGCAACTCCTACATTAAGCAGCAACCTCGGTCCCCTTCTGAAATTGATCTCTGCGAAGAAGCGTTAGAGAGCTGTCCCGTCCAGGCTATTGGCAACGACGGCGATTAA
- a CDS encoding type II secretion system GspH family protein has product MMRYLKRGFTLIELIVVISVIAILMSFVLPASQRALLSARKQQARAHMQQIARAYSTYYNEVGSIPDATSSVELAEKFAAEGFLNNANLFIYPGDARAPKVLRETIFPVRNGHAWESNKELSIVLVGNIVKNVNPATTPIAYTRGIEGSRWGENAPYGSRGGFIAFLDGNVRWYTDLAEDGGQLITEKSCSADLKHVIELSGGRALSPKTPH; this is encoded by the coding sequence ATGATGCGGTATTTGAAACGAGGATTTACGCTGATCGAGCTGATCGTCGTCATCAGTGTGATTGCGATTCTGATGAGCTTTGTGTTACCGGCGTCACAACGTGCACTTCTAAGCGCTCGCAAACAACAAGCGCGGGCCCATATGCAGCAAATCGCGCGCGCTTACAGCACATATTATAACGAGGTGGGATCGATTCCGGATGCAACTTCAAGCGTGGAGCTTGCGGAAAAATTTGCGGCAGAAGGATTTTTAAACAACGCCAACCTCTTCATTTATCCGGGTGATGCACGGGCCCCTAAGGTATTACGCGAAACGATTTTCCCCGTTCGTAACGGTCATGCCTGGGAAAGTAACAAGGAGCTCAGCATCGTATTGGTTGGCAATATCGTCAAAAACGTCAATCCGGCTACGACACCCATCGCTTACACTCGCGGAATTGAAGGAAGTCGATGGGGAGAAAACGCACCCTACGGTTCGCGAGGCGGGTTTATTGCCTTTCTCGACGGTAATGTTCGCTGGTATACAGATCTCGCAGAAGACGGAGGACAGCTCATTACTGAGAAATCATGCAGCGCCGACCTAAAGCATGTTATCGAGCTTTCGGGAGGCAGAGCGCTATCACCGAAAACGCCGCATTAA
- a CDS encoding prepilin-type N-terminal cleavage/methylation domain-containing protein, with product MDRRRLKAFTLVELVVVISIIGVLMTFVLPSVSDVMGRSRRANAQNCLQKIAHAYLMYRNEHGDFIVNDVEEFALLMARAGLLNDPNAYVFDVLAQSVNRTKKDTIVTGNGKTESQCWEDAHQPQSFSVNLVVGLDESCLETTPIAYTRGLDSNGLWDKETDVFAGKGGFVAFLDGHVKWYPDLQNRLLKNNRSGTTGNLYEAIPVGAKIIGGQGVIAL from the coding sequence ATGGACCGTCGCCGTCTAAAGGCATTCACGCTCGTTGAGCTTGTCGTCGTTATTTCAATCATTGGCGTCCTCATGACCTTTGTACTGCCTTCTGTGAGCGATGTTATGGGACGTTCGCGCCGAGCTAATGCACAAAATTGCTTACAAAAAATCGCCCATGCTTACCTCATGTACCGCAATGAGCACGGAGATTTTATCGTTAATGATGTTGAGGAGTTCGCATTATTGATGGCTCGTGCCGGGCTTTTAAACGACCCCAACGCCTATGTTTTTGACGTTTTAGCGCAATCGGTAAATCGTACAAAAAAAGATACGATCGTCACAGGAAACGGCAAAACGGAGAGTCAGTGTTGGGAAGATGCGCATCAGCCTCAGAGTTTTAGTGTAAATCTCGTTGTGGGCCTCGATGAATCCTGTCTGGAAACGACGCCGATCGCTTACACCCGCGGGCTCGACAGTAACGGTCTATGGGATAAAGAAACCGATGTGTTTGCAGGAAAAGGCGGATTTGTTGCCTTTCTCGATGGCCATGTTAAGTGGTATCCTGACCTACAAAATCGGCTATTGAAAAATAACCGTAGCGGAACAACAGGTAATCTCTATGAGGCAATTCCCGTAGGTGCTAAAATTATCGGTGGACAGGGTGTCATTGCGCTATGA
- a CDS encoding prepilin-type N-terminal cleavage/methylation domain-containing protein → MRRRGKKDGFSVLELLAMVAIVGVLVWLLVPYVRRVMENAHQQKGHKCLQGIAQAYNKYINDDLDGRRTIHPGDITQSNGEADYAQDGVQWAVVLARRGYLNDPNKYCFSGDNQTSVVEQNTIVKEGEPSATSTDAWTRIDGQELEFSVYLVAGVPANAPFSTTPIAFSRGMPVDGKWPEKEGVYGAKGGWIAFLDGHVDWFDNLGTEEEGLLVKWNGGKTNDIRETLPSTCVILSASGIVAQGTGDRTKEATDVDESEGDHEAKPDFEDHGEDALEAA, encoded by the coding sequence ATGAGAAGGCGGGGGAAGAAGGATGGGTTTTCAGTGCTGGAGCTGCTCGCGATGGTCGCGATTGTTGGAGTTTTAGTATGGCTACTAGTACCGTATGTTCGGCGTGTGATGGAAAATGCGCATCAGCAAAAGGGGCATAAATGTCTCCAAGGGATTGCGCAAGCGTACAACAAGTACATCAACGATGATCTCGATGGACGGCGAACAATTCATCCAGGCGATATTACGCAAAGCAATGGTGAGGCCGATTACGCACAAGATGGTGTCCAGTGGGCCGTCGTCTTGGCGCGTCGCGGTTACTTGAATGATCCCAATAAGTACTGCTTCTCTGGAGATAATCAAACTTCTGTCGTTGAGCAAAATACGATCGTTAAAGAGGGAGAGCCTTCGGCGACTTCAACAGATGCCTGGACGCGGATCGACGGACAAGAGCTTGAATTCAGTGTTTACCTCGTTGCCGGAGTTCCCGCCAATGCGCCTTTCTCCACAACACCGATTGCATTTAGCCGTGGTATGCCCGTCGACGGTAAATGGCCCGAAAAAGAAGGCGTTTACGGAGCCAAAGGTGGCTGGATTGCATTTTTAGACGGGCACGTCGATTGGTTTGATAACCTCGGTACCGAAGAGGAGGGGTTGCTGGTAAAGTGGAACGGAGGGAAAACTAATGACATTCGCGAAACACTTCCGAGTACTTGTGTTATCTTGTCAGCTTCCGGTATTGTTGCACAAGGAACCGGTGATCGTACTAAAGAAGCTACCGATGTCGATGAATCCGAAGGGGACCATGAGGCAAAGCCTGACTTTGAGGATCACGGAGAGGACGCGCTCGAAGCCGCATAA
- a CDS encoding DUF58 domain-containing protein → MQDEFQSQVTREVLKRVRQLEIRTNRLIDERLMGSYRSIFKGQGIEFEELREYAIGDDIRSINWNITAKTGRPFVKKFREDRELKMMLVVDVSGSLDFGSAHYSKREVITELASLLAFSAIRNNDKVGLLLFSDHIEKFIPPMKGHKHVLRLIRELLFFEPQGKRTQIGDAMHYLNNILRGHAIVFLLSDFIQAKINDVRDLTQALEITNRRHDLVCLRVQDVREQQLPDVGLVSLEDQETGEVFTFNTHAAPIRNTYPQHQIREQQAIDTHLRRAGIDVLTIRTDEDYLGSVDRFLRQRSRMH, encoded by the coding sequence ATGCAGGACGAATTCCAGTCACAGGTAACGCGCGAAGTTCTAAAGCGTGTGCGGCAGCTCGAGATTCGGACAAATCGCCTGATTGATGAGCGACTCATGGGCTCGTACCGGAGCATCTTTAAGGGGCAGGGGATTGAGTTCGAAGAGCTGCGGGAGTATGCAATCGGCGATGATATCCGGTCCATCAATTGGAATATCACTGCTAAAACTGGACGCCCATTCGTCAAAAAATTTCGCGAGGATCGTGAACTGAAAATGATGCTCGTTGTTGACGTCAGCGGTTCTTTGGATTTTGGCAGCGCCCACTATAGCAAGCGCGAAGTGATTACGGAACTTGCGAGCCTGTTGGCGTTTTCCGCCATCCGAAATAATGACAAAGTTGGACTATTGCTCTTTTCAGACCACATTGAGAAGTTTATCCCCCCGATGAAGGGGCATAAACATGTCCTGCGGTTGATTCGCGAGCTACTTTTTTTCGAACCTCAAGGCAAAAGGACGCAAATCGGGGATGCAATGCATTACCTGAACAACATCTTACGTGGGCATGCGATTGTTTTTCTGCTTAGTGATTTTATTCAGGCGAAAATCAATGACGTTCGGGACTTGACCCAAGCATTGGAAATCACGAATCGTCGACACGATCTCGTTTGCTTACGGGTACAAGATGTCCGCGAGCAACAGTTGCCTGATGTTGGACTCGTTTCTCTTGAAGACCAAGAAACAGGCGAAGTTTTTACATTCAATACGCACGCTGCACCGATTCGAAACACATATCCCCAGCACCAAATCCGAGAGCAGCAAGCAATTGATACGCACTTACGTCGCGCGGGAATTGATGTTCTAACGATTCGTACGGATGAAGATTATTTGGGCTCTGTCGACCGATTTTTGCGTCAACGTTCCCGGATGCATTAA
- a CDS encoding MoxR family ATPase — MADNLSELNNRIREASSWVSLLRDEMGRVIVGQRYIIDRMIVGLLVNGHILLEGVPGLAKTLTVRTMASALQASFQRIQFTPDLLPADIIGTLIYDQRAGTFEVKKGPIFANIVLADEINRSPAKVQSALLEAMQERQVTIADTTYPLPEPFIVFATENPIDQEGTYPLPEAQVDRFLMKLNVEYPDMTQEKQILGAMGKNQPNIAVHPIVDPATIMQSRVLLDQLYMDEKIGEYIVKIVFATRKPSDFGLPIDRFIEFGASPRATIALALASRAWAFLQGRGYVTPQDVKSIAMDVLRHRIIVTYEAEAENVKSESIVTKILNTVPVP; from the coding sequence ATGGCGGATAATTTATCGGAACTCAACAATCGGATTCGTGAAGCTTCAAGCTGGGTGTCCCTTTTACGCGACGAGATGGGACGTGTGATCGTCGGACAGCGCTATATTATTGATCGCATGATCGTCGGACTTCTGGTGAATGGCCACATTTTACTGGAGGGTGTTCCAGGTCTAGCAAAAACCCTAACCGTTCGGACGATGGCGTCGGCGCTTCAGGCAAGTTTTCAAAGAATTCAATTTACGCCGGATCTTCTCCCTGCCGATATCATCGGAACGCTCATTTATGACCAGCGCGCCGGAACATTTGAGGTTAAAAAGGGGCCCATTTTCGCTAATATTGTCCTAGCGGATGAAATCAACCGTTCACCGGCGAAAGTTCAGAGCGCACTTCTAGAAGCGATGCAGGAACGGCAGGTAACAATTGCCGATACGACGTATCCACTACCAGAACCCTTTATTGTCTTTGCGACCGAAAACCCAATTGACCAAGAGGGGACGTATCCGCTTCCCGAGGCCCAGGTCGATCGTTTCCTGATGAAGCTCAATGTGGAGTATCCCGATATGACACAAGAAAAGCAGATCTTAGGTGCCATGGGTAAAAATCAGCCGAATATCGCGGTCCATCCCATTGTAGATCCGGCGACGATTATGCAGTCGCGTGTATTACTTGATCAACTCTACATGGACGAGAAAATCGGTGAGTACATCGTTAAAATTGTCTTTGCGACACGTAAGCCGAGTGATTTTGGTCTACCAATTGATCGCTTTATCGAATTTGGTGCCTCGCCTCGCGCGACGATTGCGTTAGCACTGGCGTCACGGGCCTGGGCATTCCTTCAGGGGCGCGGTTATGTGACGCCACAAGATGTAAAATCGATCGCTATGGATGTTCTTCGACATCGTATTATTGTGACTTACGAGGCGGAGGCGGAAAATGTGAAATCCGAAAGTATCGTAACGAAAATTCTCAATACCGTTCCGGTGCCATGA
- the ruvB gene encoding Holliday junction branch migration DNA helicase RuvB: MGNSLAVYSESEVNDTGLRPKQLSDFTGQARTVKKLRIMTGAARHRHEPLSHILLSGPPGLGKTTLAMILAEEMHSNVHVTSGPVIEKAGDLAGLLTSLEYGDILFIDEIHRLAKTVEEYLYSAMEDFRIDVMIDQGPNARSIRLDVAKFTLIGATTRTGLLSAPLRSRFTLQSRLDYYDVNELSKIIRRSAKLLGIAIEAEATEEIARRSRGTPRIANNLLRFVRDFAHQSKKETITLQEACAALELLDIDPHGLDELDKRILNIMGHHYAGGPVGVHTLAVAVCEEPQTLEEVHEPFLIQEGYLQRTLRGRILTAKGWSFLGLPHEVDLFTAER, encoded by the coding sequence ATGGGCAATTCGTTGGCAGTATATTCGGAAAGCGAGGTAAACGATACCGGTTTGCGCCCCAAGCAATTGAGCGATTTTACGGGGCAAGCCCGGACTGTCAAAAAATTACGCATTATGACTGGTGCCGCGCGCCACCGCCACGAACCGCTAAGCCATATTTTATTGAGCGGTCCACCGGGGCTTGGAAAGACGACATTGGCGATGATTTTAGCCGAAGAGATGCACTCGAATGTCCACGTTACCTCAGGTCCGGTCATTGAAAAAGCGGGAGATTTGGCGGGATTGTTGACGAGCCTGGAGTACGGCGATATCTTGTTTATCGATGAAATCCACCGTCTGGCAAAAACGGTAGAGGAGTACCTTTACTCGGCGATGGAAGACTTTCGCATTGACGTCATGATTGATCAGGGCCCCAACGCGCGCAGTATCCGACTCGATGTTGCGAAATTTACGCTCATCGGAGCGACGACGCGAACGGGACTATTGAGTGCACCACTACGAAGCCGATTCACGCTACAATCACGTTTGGATTATTACGACGTCAATGAACTTTCTAAGATCATTCGGCGTTCTGCCAAATTGCTGGGAATTGCGATTGAAGCGGAGGCAACGGAAGAGATCGCTCGACGTTCCCGAGGAACGCCGCGTATCGCGAATAATTTACTCCGATTTGTCCGTGATTTTGCACATCAATCGAAAAAAGAAACCATAACCCTCCAGGAAGCATGTGCGGCACTAGAGCTTCTTGATATCGACCCCCATGGTCTCGACGAACTCGATAAACGAATTCTTAATATCATGGGACATCACTATGCGGGGGGGCCGGTAGGTGTTCACACGCTGGCAGTTGCCGTGTGTGAAGAACCACAAACACTTGAAGAAGTTCATGAGCCGTTCCTGATCCAAGAAGGTTATTTGCAGCGTACACTCCGAGGACGTATATTGACTGCAAAAGGTTGGTCTTTTTTGGGCCTTCCCCACGAGGTTGATCTTTTTACTGCAGAAAGATAA
- the trxB gene encoding thioredoxin-disulfide reductase, with product MDRVMLEQLVIIGSGCAGLTAAIYAARANLAPLVIEGNQPLGQLSMTSEIENFPGFPEGINGYELMERLRQQAERFGAHFLSAHVDHAELREKCLYCGDQKKQSRAIIIATGAAPRMLNIPGEREFFGGKGVSVCATCDGAFFKNREVVVIGGGDSACEEANFLTHFCSKVTIVHRRDQFRASKIMAERVLNNPKIEVLWNTVPLKICGDQKVTHVRVRSGDREQDLQCSGVFLAIGHIPNTTVFKDQLSLDANGYFTSIGTTEIPGIFTAGDCCDVHYRQAITAAGMGAAAAILAERFLLSS from the coding sequence ATGGATAGAGTTATGCTGGAGCAGCTGGTCATTATCGGTAGCGGATGTGCCGGGTTAACGGCGGCGATCTATGCGGCACGTGCCAACTTGGCACCGCTGGTCATCGAGGGGAACCAACCGCTAGGCCAGCTCTCCATGACCTCAGAAATTGAAAATTTCCCAGGGTTTCCCGAAGGTATCAATGGTTACGAGCTGATGGAACGCCTACGTCAACAGGCGGAGCGTTTTGGTGCTCATTTTTTATCGGCCCATGTAGATCATGCCGAGCTTCGCGAGAAATGCCTTTATTGTGGCGATCAAAAAAAACAATCCCGAGCGATCATCATTGCTACGGGTGCAGCACCACGAATGTTGAATATTCCTGGAGAACGTGAATTTTTCGGAGGAAAGGGTGTAAGCGTTTGCGCGACCTGTGACGGTGCCTTTTTTAAAAATCGCGAAGTTGTGGTAATCGGCGGTGGCGACTCAGCCTGCGAAGAAGCGAATTTTTTAACCCATTTCTGCTCAAAGGTGACCATAGTTCATCGGCGCGATCAATTTCGTGCCTCAAAAATCATGGCGGAACGCGTTTTAAATAATCCCAAAATTGAAGTTTTATGGAACACAGTCCCGCTGAAAATTTGCGGCGATCAAAAGGTAACGCACGTGCGCGTCCGTTCAGGCGATCGAGAGCAGGATCTTCAGTGTAGTGGTGTATTTTTAGCCATTGGACATATCCCTAATACGACGGTTTTTAAAGATCAACTGTCGTTAGATGCGAACGGCTACTTTACGTCGATCGGGACAACCGAAATTCCGGGGATATTTACAGCAGGAGATTGTTGCGATGTTCATTATCGACAGGCGATTACGGCAGCGGGCATGGGAGCCGCGGCAGCGATTTTAGCGGAGCGTTTTCTGTTATCCTCATAG
- the dxr gene encoding 1-deoxy-D-xylulose-5-phosphate reductoisomerase: MKKKRIVILGATGSVGQTVLREIAAHREFFEVVGIACQRNVIRAQELLLELNISALAITDETIHITSNRKIYRGSMGLTAMVTELDFDVLVVAISGIDGLKPTLRAIDRGKDIILASKEILVEAGDLVMQRARERGVQILPLDSEHNAIFQCTRGETGEIQKLQLTASGGRFWNLPVSEMEAATPEIVLNHPKWSMGAKITVDSSTMANKGLEIIEAMHLFQVRAEQIEVLVHPECVVHSLVEFVDGNTLAQLSPTSIAYAARACLFFPERGIAPQSEKLDLALLGSLHFYAPDLKKFPCLRLAYEVARRKQSLHIAYNAANEVAVELFLAHKIPFLSIPQILEAVLEKIDDRTYTTLEEILAVDQMVRSQACQVARRFAF, encoded by the coding sequence ATGAAAAAAAAACGAATCGTTATTTTAGGTGCCACGGGGTCAGTGGGGCAAACGGTTTTACGTGAGATTGCTGCCCATCGAGAATTTTTTGAAGTCGTTGGAATTGCATGCCAACGTAACGTTATCCGCGCACAAGAATTGTTGCTGGAGCTCAATATTTCGGCGCTCGCGATCACCGATGAAACGATTCATATTACCTCCAATCGCAAAATTTATCGAGGATCGATGGGTCTGACGGCGATGGTTACGGAGCTTGATTTTGATGTGCTCGTTGTCGCCATTTCAGGAATTGATGGCCTTAAACCAACGCTTCGGGCGATCGATCGCGGCAAAGATATTATTCTTGCAAGTAAGGAGATTCTGGTCGAGGCAGGAGATCTTGTGATGCAGCGTGCACGGGAGCGGGGGGTACAAATTTTACCTCTTGATAGCGAACATAACGCGATTTTTCAGTGTACGCGCGGCGAAACAGGAGAAATTCAAAAATTGCAGCTAACGGCTTCTGGAGGAAGGTTTTGGAATTTACCGGTTTCAGAAATGGAGGCGGCGACGCCAGAAATTGTTTTGAATCATCCCAAATGGTCTATGGGCGCCAAGATTACGGTCGATTCTTCGACGATGGCCAATAAGGGTCTTGAGATCATTGAGGCGATGCACCTTTTTCAAGTCCGAGCAGAACAAATTGAAGTTTTAGTTCACCCGGAGTGTGTTGTCCATTCGTTGGTTGAGTTTGTTGATGGAAATACGCTAGCGCAATTATCACCGACCTCGATAGCCTACGCCGCACGTGCCTGCTTATTTTTCCCGGAACGCGGTATAGCTCCCCAATCCGAGAAGCTTGATCTTGCGCTTCTAGGGTCGTTACACTTCTATGCGCCGGATCTAAAAAAATTCCCCTGTTTGCGACTCGCGTATGAGGTAGCTCGGCGAAAGCAAAGTCTTCACATCGCGTACAATGCGGCCAACGAGGTTGCCGTCGAACTCTTTTTAGCCCATAAAATTCCATTTTTGAGCATCCCTCAAATATTGGAAGCGGTACTCGAAAAAATCGATGATCGCACTTATACGACTCTTGAGGAAATTTTAGCGGTCGATCAGATGGTTCGCTCTCAAGCCTGCCAAGTCGCGCGACGTTTTGCGTTTTAA
- a CDS encoding response regulator transcription factor: MAAKVKPLILVVEDDSELSDLIEKQLRVSGMDAQKFYNADDALKFLQRSFSNLMLLDLNLPDKNGLDLLEDLKKKSISIPTIFISGENREEIKVASLEAGGDDYMTKPFGLNELLSRIAAVLRRSERSGDTQLTANASLTDGVFEFLGTQVDPSRLEIRFPDGSTEKIGRKEFGIISYFAQNPHLILSRKSIIHNIWGEHANVKSRSLDQYVVKLRKLFLVHGINTEDTIRTSHGIGYTYAPKATSALPVTR, encoded by the coding sequence ATGGCGGCTAAAGTAAAGCCTTTGATTTTGGTAGTTGAGGATGATAGCGAGCTTTCAGACCTTATTGAGAAACAGCTACGGGTTTCGGGCATGGATGCTCAAAAGTTTTATAATGCCGATGATGCCTTGAAGTTCTTGCAGCGCTCCTTTTCGAATTTAATGCTGCTAGACCTAAACCTACCCGATAAAAATGGGCTCGACCTCCTCGAAGACCTGAAGAAAAAGAGTATTTCGATTCCGACGATCTTTATTTCGGGTGAAAATCGAGAAGAGATCAAAGTTGCGAGTTTAGAAGCTGGAGGGGACGATTATATGACGAAGCCTTTCGGTCTGAATGAATTGCTATCACGGATTGCCGCCGTACTCCGTCGCTCAGAGCGCTCTGGTGACACCCAGTTGACCGCCAATGCCTCACTGACTGATGGCGTTTTTGAATTTTTAGGGACACAGGTTGACCCTAGTCGCCTTGAAATTCGCTTTCCTGATGGTTCAACGGAGAAAATCGGTCGCAAGGAGTTCGGAATTATTTCTTACTTTGCCCAAAACCCTCATCTTATTTTGAGCCGCAAAAGCATTATCCACAATATCTGGGGCGAACACGCGAATGTGAAGAGTCGTTCTCTGGACCAGTATGTCGTTAAATTACGCAAGCTGTTCCTAGTACACGGGATCAATACAGAAGATACGATTCGTACTTCACACGGTATTGGTTACACCTACGCTCCAAAGGCGACATCTGCCCTGCCTGTAACACGCTAA